One genomic segment of Arthrobacter sp. Marseille-P9274 includes these proteins:
- a CDS encoding MarR family winged helix-turn-helix transcriptional regulator, with protein sequence MSDLEQWPTARLLITASRLVENTYNEELAGLGITYAGLTVLAVLAEQGPLKQADLAEELKVQNPSVGKMIERLTRKGFVTGTRCRPGRRTQLIAISPEGQDVLSKARHLEDGLQLPEASGKASLRNHARRLIATYW encoded by the coding sequence ATGTCGGATCTGGAGCAATGGCCAACGGCCCGCCTGCTCATCACTGCCAGCAGGCTGGTCGAGAATACCTATAACGAAGAACTGGCCGGCCTCGGTATCACCTATGCAGGCCTGACCGTCCTCGCTGTCCTCGCCGAGCAAGGGCCACTGAAGCAGGCTGACCTGGCAGAGGAACTGAAAGTACAGAACCCGAGTGTGGGGAAAATGATCGAACGGCTGACACGGAAAGGCTTCGTAACCGGCACCCGCTGCCGGCCTGGCCGGCGCACTCAATTGATCGCCATCAGCCCGGAGGGACAGGATGTCCTGTCCAAGGCCCGCCACCTCGAAGACGGGCTCCAGCTTCCCGAAGCATCCGGCAAGGCCAGCCTGCGCAACCATGCGCGAAGGTTGATTGCGACCTATTGGTGA
- a CDS encoding diacylglycerol kinase family protein has protein sequence MESARSFESIVIIFNPNSTGDAPKLAEHLRDGLRELLSYAPDIRLQPTGHAGHAVTLAHEAAAGGRDVLIVSVSGDGGYNEVVNGVMQAGNPNAVCAVMAAGNANDHRRTTGTMPLAEAVAQGRVRHIDLLRIHTGQGPDAPGEYAHSYIGFGLTPVMAIDLEKGSKGAFKEMISVVRTFSKFQPFAIRQSDGKRRKFDSIVFANIAEMAKYATLSEADDKLSDGKFEVVIFPHMPKWRVLLKALRATTQGLGDQPSVSSYEFTTLKPLPYQIDGEVKSVDSGTFVKVESAPSALPILG, from the coding sequence ATGGAGTCTGCACGAAGCTTTGAATCGATTGTCATCATCTTCAATCCCAACAGCACCGGTGATGCACCGAAGCTGGCGGAGCATTTGCGCGACGGGCTGAGGGAACTGTTGTCCTACGCCCCGGATATCAGGCTGCAGCCAACCGGGCATGCCGGCCATGCCGTCACGCTGGCGCATGAAGCCGCTGCCGGAGGCCGCGACGTGCTTATCGTGTCCGTCAGCGGTGACGGCGGGTACAACGAAGTGGTCAACGGTGTCATGCAGGCGGGCAACCCGAACGCGGTGTGTGCTGTGATGGCGGCTGGAAACGCGAACGATCACCGGCGGACCACGGGCACGATGCCGCTGGCAGAAGCGGTCGCGCAGGGCCGGGTGCGGCATATTGACCTGCTGCGCATCCACACCGGCCAGGGGCCGGACGCTCCGGGCGAATACGCACACTCCTATATCGGGTTCGGTCTGACGCCGGTGATGGCCATCGATCTGGAAAAGGGGAGCAAAGGCGCCTTCAAGGAAATGATTTCCGTGGTGCGGACGTTTTCGAAGTTCCAGCCCTTCGCGATACGTCAGTCCGACGGCAAGCGCCGGAAGTTCGACAGCATCGTCTTCGCCAACATCGCCGAGATGGCGAAGTACGCCACGCTCAGCGAGGCCGATGACAAGCTTTCGGACGGAAAATTCGAAGTGGTCATCTTCCCGCACATGCCCAAGTGGCGGGTCCTGCTGAAGGCCCTGCGCGCCACTACCCAGGGGCTGGGGGACCAGCCAAGCGTGAGCAGTTACGAGTTCACCACGCTCAAACCCCTGCCCTATCAAATCGACGGCGAAGTGAAGTCCGTAGACTCCGGCACCTTCGTCAAGGTCGAGAGCGCACCGTCGGCCCTGCCGATTCTCGGATGA
- a CDS encoding GAF and ANTAR domain-containing protein, translated as MTENWLEEHPAAQWHDLLLDSKDITDFLNDFTMMIADHLAGDGDEVWCAVTLLRERKSTCVASSSDRAAALDEIQYDFGDGPCLTAAREHRIIHVSDMRLENRWPDYKDAAAANGIISVLGLPFELEEGARAGLNVYSDQPDKYDDAAIKHVHREVLIASKALQLAVHMARDREKAADMESAMRSRTTIDLAVGIIMGQNKCSQDEAFNVLKTASSSRNVKIRDLAADIVAGIGQGPAKTHFDG; from the coding sequence ATGACGGAGAACTGGCTGGAGGAACATCCCGCCGCGCAGTGGCATGATCTGCTGTTGGACAGTAAGGACATCACGGACTTCCTCAATGACTTCACCATGATGATCGCGGACCATCTCGCCGGAGACGGCGATGAAGTATGGTGCGCCGTTACCCTGCTGCGTGAACGGAAATCCACGTGCGTGGCCAGCAGCAGCGACCGCGCCGCGGCCCTGGACGAGATCCAGTACGATTTCGGGGACGGGCCATGTCTCACGGCGGCCCGGGAACACAGGATCATCCACGTTTCCGACATGCGGCTGGAGAACAGGTGGCCTGACTACAAGGACGCAGCTGCCGCCAACGGCATCATTTCCGTCCTCGGCTTGCCGTTCGAGCTCGAAGAAGGTGCCCGCGCGGGTCTGAACGTTTATTCCGATCAACCCGACAAGTACGACGACGCTGCGATTAAGCACGTCCACCGGGAAGTCCTGATCGCGTCCAAAGCCCTCCAGCTCGCGGTCCACATGGCACGTGACCGGGAGAAGGCAGCAGACATGGAATCGGCTATGCGTTCCAGGACGACCATCGATCTGGCTGTGGGAATCATCATGGGACAAAACAAGTGCAGCCAGGACGAGGCCTTCAACGTCCTCAAAACCGCTTCCAGCAGCCGGAACGTCAAAATCCGGGACCTCGCCGCCGACATCGTCGCAGGCATCGGCCAAGGCCCAGCCAAAACCCATTTCGACGGATAA
- a CDS encoding fatty acid desaturase has protein sequence MDARRFDPSPEVPCVRPVPAPKEPNAIAAGYLALAAQVHEAGLLRRRRGYYITLFTLLMLALAGAWTGFALLGASWFQLLIAAVLGILFTQFSFLAHEAAHRQVFASKRVNEWAARLIGTGLVGISYAMWVRKHTRHHGFPNQVDRDPDIHTGAVAFHPDAAAARRGLMMPVTRCQGYLLFPLLLFLGFSLHVDSVKYLLRPAAVDHRWFEIPLLAARFTLLVGAVFFFLPAGLALAFIGVQVAVFGFYMGASFSPNHKGMPIYPKSARPDFVTRQVTASRNIRGGIIMDLLMGGLNRQTEHHLFPDMPRPSLHKAAAMVRRYCRTHNIPYTETGLISSYATIVRYLNGVGIAATDPFHCPVADIYRPD, from the coding sequence ATGGACGCTCGACGTTTCGATCCCAGTCCGGAGGTCCCCTGCGTCAGGCCTGTCCCGGCGCCCAAAGAGCCGAATGCGATAGCGGCCGGGTACCTGGCCTTGGCCGCCCAGGTCCACGAAGCGGGCCTGCTGCGGCGCCGGCGCGGTTACTACATCACGCTCTTCACCCTGCTCATGCTCGCCCTGGCCGGAGCCTGGACCGGCTTCGCGCTGCTGGGCGCTTCCTGGTTCCAGCTTCTTATCGCGGCGGTGCTGGGCATCCTGTTCACCCAGTTCAGTTTCCTGGCCCATGAAGCCGCCCACCGGCAGGTCTTCGCCTCCAAACGCGTCAACGAATGGGCCGCACGGCTGATCGGCACCGGCCTGGTCGGCATCAGCTACGCGATGTGGGTGCGCAAGCACACCCGGCACCACGGCTTCCCCAACCAGGTGGACAGGGACCCCGACATCCACACCGGCGCCGTCGCCTTCCATCCCGACGCCGCCGCCGCCAGGCGCGGCCTCATGATGCCCGTGACCCGGTGCCAGGGCTACCTGCTCTTCCCGCTGCTGCTGTTCCTCGGATTCAGCCTGCATGTCGACTCGGTCAAATACCTGCTCCGGCCTGCCGCAGTCGATCACCGGTGGTTCGAGATCCCGCTCCTGGCCGCCCGCTTCACGCTCCTGGTAGGCGCCGTCTTCTTCTTCCTGCCCGCCGGCTTGGCCCTCGCCTTCATCGGTGTCCAGGTCGCAGTGTTCGGGTTTTACATGGGCGCCTCGTTCTCCCCGAACCACAAGGGCATGCCCATCTACCCCAAGTCCGCCCGGCCGGACTTCGTCACCCGACAGGTCACCGCGTCCCGCAACATCCGCGGCGGCATCATCATGGACCTGCTCATGGGCGGGCTGAACCGCCAGACCGAACACCACCTCTTCCCCGACATGCCCCGCCCCAGCCTGCACAAAGCCGCCGCCATGGTCCGCCGGTACTGCCGGACCCACAACATCCCCTACACCGAAACCGGGCTGATCTCCTCCTACGCCACCATCGTGCGCTACCTCAACGGGGTCGGCATCGCCGCCACCGACCCCTTCCACTGCCCCGTCGCCGACATCTACCGCCCCGACTAG
- a CDS encoding DUF4189 domain-containing protein has protein sequence MKSAHGKRPRVLVLLVVMLTALFTTGALTASAAPDALQTESGAVQADRWIAYALSPSALNGSHGYYSGTDTARLIRTTIDHCNKNKSQGAYDCEYFGLGKNEYLAVAVSWSNGPRAWRTNPTKSVASKEALNLCNNTYGGGGECYILFLGHSSDY, from the coding sequence ATGAAATCGGCACATGGAAAGCGCCCCCGCGTCTTGGTTCTGCTGGTCGTGATGCTGACAGCCCTGTTCACCACGGGCGCTCTGACCGCGTCCGCTGCCCCGGATGCCCTGCAAACTGAGAGCGGCGCCGTTCAGGCTGACCGTTGGATTGCGTATGCTCTCTCTCCGTCGGCCCTGAATGGGTCCCACGGCTATTATTCCGGGACGGATACTGCCCGTCTGATCCGCACAACCATCGACCACTGCAACAAAAACAAGTCGCAGGGCGCCTATGACTGCGAATACTTCGGTCTGGGAAAGAACGAGTACCTGGCAGTGGCAGTTTCCTGGAGCAACGGGCCCCGGGCCTGGAGAACCAACCCGACCAAGAGCGTGGCCAGCAAGGAAGCCCTAAACCTCTGCAATAACACCTATGGCGGCGGGGGCGAGTGCTACATCCTCTTCCTGGGACACAGCAGCGACTACTGA
- a CDS encoding DUF4189 domain-containing protein produces MIMKTRTGPRRPLTLAALLLASLLTMTGLTAAAAPIAESAHAVSSQSLETQAADRYVSVAWSPSTLGWYSVRSSDRQRAVDRSLDLCNLHKSDNAYDCLSAGYAVNAYLALALSWENGPSGYSAGTTATYAGKNALAWCKYYGGGDSCRVVFNMHSSQ; encoded by the coding sequence ATGATCATGAAAACAAGAACCGGGCCTCGCCGGCCCTTAACTTTGGCTGCTTTGCTGCTGGCGTCGCTGTTGACCATGACGGGTCTGACGGCCGCCGCGGCTCCCATCGCCGAATCTGCTCATGCAGTCTCGAGTCAGTCGCTAGAAACACAGGCCGCCGACCGCTACGTTTCCGTGGCGTGGTCACCGTCCACGCTCGGCTGGTATTCGGTCCGGTCATCCGATCGCCAGAGGGCTGTAGACCGCAGTTTGGACCTGTGCAATCTGCACAAGTCGGATAACGCCTACGACTGCCTTTCCGCAGGTTACGCGGTGAACGCGTATCTGGCCCTCGCCCTTTCCTGGGAGAACGGGCCGTCAGGTTATAGCGCCGGCACAACGGCGACCTATGCCGGCAAGAACGCGCTGGCCTGGTGCAAGTACTACGGCGGTGGCGACTCCTGCCGCGTCGTCTTCAACATGCACTCCAGCCAATAA